One genomic window of Equus caballus isolate H_3958 breed thoroughbred chromosome 6, TB-T2T, whole genome shotgun sequence includes the following:
- the CTDSP1 gene encoding carboxy-terminal domain RNA polymerase II polypeptide A small phosphatase 1 isoform X4, which translates to MDSSAVITQISKEEARSPLRGKGDQKSAASQKPRSRGIFHSLFCCVCRDDGEALPAHSGAPLLVEENGAVPKTPVQYLLPEAKAQDSDKICVVIDLDETLVHSSFKPVNNADFIIPVEIDGVVHQVYVLKRPHVDEFLQRMGELFECVLFTASLAKYADPVADLLDKWGAFRARLFRESCVFHRGNYVKDLSRLGRDLRRVLILDNSPASYVFHPDNAVPVASWFDNMSDTELHDLLPFFEQLSRVDDVYSVLRQPRPGS; encoded by the exons ATGGACAGCTCGGCAGTCATTACTCAGATCAGCAAGGAGGAGGCGCGGAGCCCGCTACGGGGCAAAG GTGACCAGAAGTCAGCGGCTTCTCAGAAGCCCCGGAGCCGGGGCATCTTCCACTCACTCTTCTGCTGCGTCTGCCGCGATGACGGGGAGGCCCTGCCGGCCCACAGTGGGGCGCCCCTGCTCGTGGAGGAGAACGGAGCCGTCCCCAAG ACCCCAGTCCAGTACCTGCTTCCCGAGGCCAAGGCCCAGGACTCGGACAAGATCTGCGTGGTCATCGACCTGGACGAGACCCTGGTGCACAGCTCCTTCAAG CCAGTGAACAATGCCGACTTCATCATCCCCGTGGAGATTGATGGGGTGGTCCACCAG GTCTATGTGCTGAAGCGGCCCCACGTCGATGAGTTCCTGCAGCGGATGGGCGAGCTCTTCGAGTGTGTGCTGTTCACCGCCAGCCTGGCCAAG taTGCAGACCCGGTCGCCGACCTGCTGGACAAGTGGGGGGCCTTCCGGGCGCGGCTGTTTCGGGAGTCCTGCGTCTTCCACCGGGGCAACTACGTGAAGGACCTGAGCCGGCTGGGCCGAGACCTCCGGCGGGTGCTCATCCTGGACAACTCTCCCGCCTCATACGTCTTCCATCCCGACAACGCC GTACCAGTGGCCTCGTGGTTTGACAACATGAGTGACACGGAGCTCCACGATCTCCTGCCATTCTTCGAGCAGCTCAGCCGCGTGGACGACGTGTACTCAGTGCTCAGGCAGCCACGGCCCGGCAGCTAG
- the CTDSP1 gene encoding carboxy-terminal domain RNA polymerase II polypeptide A small phosphatase 1 isoform X3 translates to MDSSAVITQISKEEARSPLRGKGDQKSAASQKPRSRGIFHSLFCCVCRDDGEALPAHSGAPLLVEENGAVPKQTPVQYLLPEAKAQDSDKICVVIDLDETLVHSSFKPVNNADFIIPVEIDGVVHQVYVLKRPHVDEFLQRMGELFECVLFTASLAKYADPVADLLDKWGAFRARLFRESCVFHRGNYVKDLSRLGRDLRRVLILDNSPASYVFHPDNAVPVASWFDNMSDTELHDLLPFFEQLSRVDDVYSVLRQPRPGS, encoded by the exons ATGGACAGCTCGGCAGTCATTACTCAGATCAGCAAGGAGGAGGCGCGGAGCCCGCTACGGGGCAAAG GTGACCAGAAGTCAGCGGCTTCTCAGAAGCCCCGGAGCCGGGGCATCTTCCACTCACTCTTCTGCTGCGTCTGCCGCGATGACGGGGAGGCCCTGCCGGCCCACAGTGGGGCGCCCCTGCTCGTGGAGGAGAACGGAGCCGTCCCCAAG CAGACCCCAGTCCAGTACCTGCTTCCCGAGGCCAAGGCCCAGGACTCGGACAAGATCTGCGTGGTCATCGACCTGGACGAGACCCTGGTGCACAGCTCCTTCAAG CCAGTGAACAATGCCGACTTCATCATCCCCGTGGAGATTGATGGGGTGGTCCACCAG GTCTATGTGCTGAAGCGGCCCCACGTCGATGAGTTCCTGCAGCGGATGGGCGAGCTCTTCGAGTGTGTGCTGTTCACCGCCAGCCTGGCCAAG taTGCAGACCCGGTCGCCGACCTGCTGGACAAGTGGGGGGCCTTCCGGGCGCGGCTGTTTCGGGAGTCCTGCGTCTTCCACCGGGGCAACTACGTGAAGGACCTGAGCCGGCTGGGCCGAGACCTCCGGCGGGTGCTCATCCTGGACAACTCTCCCGCCTCATACGTCTTCCATCCCGACAACGCC GTACCAGTGGCCTCGTGGTTTGACAACATGAGTGACACGGAGCTCCACGATCTCCTGCCATTCTTCGAGCAGCTCAGCCGCGTGGACGACGTGTACTCAGTGCTCAGGCAGCCACGGCCCGGCAGCTAG
- the CTDSP1 gene encoding carboxy-terminal domain RNA polymerase II polypeptide A small phosphatase 1 isoform X1, which yields MDSSAVITQISKEEARSPLRGKGDQKSAASQKPRSRGIFHSLFCCVCRDDGEALPAHSGAPLLVEENGAVPKQTPVQYLLPEAKAQDSDKICVVIDLDETLVHSSFKPVNNADFIIPVEIDGVVHQPSATPPHPTSPGLQPAAPHQPAPQVYVLKRPHVDEFLQRMGELFECVLFTASLAKYADPVADLLDKWGAFRARLFRESCVFHRGNYVKDLSRLGRDLRRVLILDNSPASYVFHPDNAVPVASWFDNMSDTELHDLLPFFEQLSRVDDVYSVLRQPRPGS from the exons ATGGACAGCTCGGCAGTCATTACTCAGATCAGCAAGGAGGAGGCGCGGAGCCCGCTACGGGGCAAAG GTGACCAGAAGTCAGCGGCTTCTCAGAAGCCCCGGAGCCGGGGCATCTTCCACTCACTCTTCTGCTGCGTCTGCCGCGATGACGGGGAGGCCCTGCCGGCCCACAGTGGGGCGCCCCTGCTCGTGGAGGAGAACGGAGCCGTCCCCAAG CAGACCCCAGTCCAGTACCTGCTTCCCGAGGCCAAGGCCCAGGACTCGGACAAGATCTGCGTGGTCATCGACCTGGACGAGACCCTGGTGCACAGCTCCTTCAAG CCAGTGAACAATGCCGACTTCATCATCCCCGTGGAGATTGATGGGGTGGTCCACCAG ccctcagccaccccaccccaccccacgtCACCCGGCCTGCAGCCAGCAGCCCCTCACCAGCCCGCCCCCCAGGTCTATGTGCTGAAGCGGCCCCACGTCGATGAGTTCCTGCAGCGGATGGGCGAGCTCTTCGAGTGTGTGCTGTTCACCGCCAGCCTGGCCAAG taTGCAGACCCGGTCGCCGACCTGCTGGACAAGTGGGGGGCCTTCCGGGCGCGGCTGTTTCGGGAGTCCTGCGTCTTCCACCGGGGCAACTACGTGAAGGACCTGAGCCGGCTGGGCCGAGACCTCCGGCGGGTGCTCATCCTGGACAACTCTCCCGCCTCATACGTCTTCCATCCCGACAACGCC GTACCAGTGGCCTCGTGGTTTGACAACATGAGTGACACGGAGCTCCACGATCTCCTGCCATTCTTCGAGCAGCTCAGCCGCGTGGACGACGTGTACTCAGTGCTCAGGCAGCCACGGCCCGGCAGCTAG
- the CTDSP1 gene encoding carboxy-terminal domain RNA polymerase II polypeptide A small phosphatase 1 isoform X2 — translation MDSSAVITQISKEEARSPLRGKGDQKSAASQKPRSRGIFHSLFCCVCRDDGEALPAHSGAPLLVEENGAVPKTPVQYLLPEAKAQDSDKICVVIDLDETLVHSSFKPVNNADFIIPVEIDGVVHQPSATPPHPTSPGLQPAAPHQPAPQVYVLKRPHVDEFLQRMGELFECVLFTASLAKYADPVADLLDKWGAFRARLFRESCVFHRGNYVKDLSRLGRDLRRVLILDNSPASYVFHPDNAVPVASWFDNMSDTELHDLLPFFEQLSRVDDVYSVLRQPRPGS, via the exons ATGGACAGCTCGGCAGTCATTACTCAGATCAGCAAGGAGGAGGCGCGGAGCCCGCTACGGGGCAAAG GTGACCAGAAGTCAGCGGCTTCTCAGAAGCCCCGGAGCCGGGGCATCTTCCACTCACTCTTCTGCTGCGTCTGCCGCGATGACGGGGAGGCCCTGCCGGCCCACAGTGGGGCGCCCCTGCTCGTGGAGGAGAACGGAGCCGTCCCCAAG ACCCCAGTCCAGTACCTGCTTCCCGAGGCCAAGGCCCAGGACTCGGACAAGATCTGCGTGGTCATCGACCTGGACGAGACCCTGGTGCACAGCTCCTTCAAG CCAGTGAACAATGCCGACTTCATCATCCCCGTGGAGATTGATGGGGTGGTCCACCAG ccctcagccaccccaccccaccccacgtCACCCGGCCTGCAGCCAGCAGCCCCTCACCAGCCCGCCCCCCAGGTCTATGTGCTGAAGCGGCCCCACGTCGATGAGTTCCTGCAGCGGATGGGCGAGCTCTTCGAGTGTGTGCTGTTCACCGCCAGCCTGGCCAAG taTGCAGACCCGGTCGCCGACCTGCTGGACAAGTGGGGGGCCTTCCGGGCGCGGCTGTTTCGGGAGTCCTGCGTCTTCCACCGGGGCAACTACGTGAAGGACCTGAGCCGGCTGGGCCGAGACCTCCGGCGGGTGCTCATCCTGGACAACTCTCCCGCCTCATACGTCTTCCATCCCGACAACGCC GTACCAGTGGCCTCGTGGTTTGACAACATGAGTGACACGGAGCTCCACGATCTCCTGCCATTCTTCGAGCAGCTCAGCCGCGTGGACGACGTGTACTCAGTGCTCAGGCAGCCACGGCCCGGCAGCTAG